A single window of Leptolyngbya ohadii IS1 DNA harbors:
- a CDS encoding DUF4278 domain-containing protein codes for MQLQYRGVPYSLNSSEMCVEDAPATGQYRGARIRFQQPVTKFDIREVLHLMYRGIRFDEEIGTPIV; via the coding sequence ATGCAACTGCAATATCGAGGCGTTCCCTACAGTCTCAATTCGAGTGAAATGTGTGTTGAAGATGCGCCTGCAACAGGACAATATCGAGGTGCGAGGATTAGATTTCAGCAGCCCGTGACGAAATTTGACATTAGAGAAGTGCTTCATCTGATGTATCGCGGGATTCGCTTTGATGAAGAAATCGGGACACCGATCGTGTAA
- a CDS encoding ATP-binding protein, whose amino-acid sequence MNLLSKVRTQVKTDLNSLGQVLAWFEQLTCPVMPSTFWLQCKIALAEAFTNTVRYAHCSKPADTPIEIEVTFSNNTVEIRIWDYGAEFDLESFLRKMPPVPVQAEGGRGLRLMEKVADVLAYRRTEDERNCLLIVKNMVPEG is encoded by the coding sequence GTGAATTTACTATCCAAAGTTCGCACCCAGGTCAAAACTGATTTGAACTCCCTGGGTCAGGTGCTAGCCTGGTTCGAGCAGCTCACCTGTCCCGTGATGCCCAGCACTTTCTGGCTCCAGTGTAAAATTGCGCTGGCAGAGGCGTTTACCAATACTGTGCGCTATGCCCATTGCAGTAAGCCCGCCGATACGCCGATCGAAATCGAAGTGACGTTCAGCAACAATACCGTAGAAATTCGCATTTGGGACTATGGTGCTGAGTTCGATCTGGAAAGCTTTCTGCGAAAAATGCCTCCGGTACCTGTGCAGGCAGAAGGTGGACGGGGACTTCGCCTCATGGAGAAAGTTGCCGATGTCCTGGCTTATCGTCGCACCGAAGATGAGCGTAACTGCTTGCTCATTGTCAAGAATATGGTGCCCGAAGGCTAA
- a CDS encoding NCS2 family permease, translating to MSWSDQISQFFRFEQLGTNYQTELLASLTIFMTTAPILIINAHILGNAVFLNETGDLFGQILVALVVCSATASILMGLLTNYPFALGPGTGIVALFTFSCILGMGMNWRLAFTAVLVEGLLCTALSISPFRRRLNDAIPNSLKQSMVVGLGLFLAYIALSGKAEAPSLGTGIIVASHATPTALGSLHQPVTMIGIFGILLTAILAAQRIKGGLLLGVLGTALMGWLWGAAPLPQSVFSLPQIPLDLFGQALFGIRYLTWSQLGNFVAVVFILLFVSLSDTVSSFNVLGQQVKRVKPDGELYRSKQAFLSNTLPTVLGALVGGVPVIPYLDSAAGVFEGGRSGFVAIAVAILSLMSLLFTPLFAAIPAFATAPVLIMIGVMMMSCVRFIDWNDLTEAIPAFLVILVMPLTFSVADGVAVGFVAHAAVNIGQGNKQRKLHSSLALAAISVAYFLLVK from the coding sequence ATGTCGTGGTCTGATCAAATTAGCCAGTTTTTTCGGTTTGAGCAGTTGGGCACTAACTACCAAACGGAACTGCTCGCGAGCCTGACTATATTTATGACGACAGCCCCAATTCTGATCATCAATGCCCACATTCTGGGTAATGCTGTTTTTCTAAACGAGACAGGAGATTTGTTTGGGCAAATTCTAGTAGCACTTGTAGTTTGTTCTGCAACTGCCAGCATTTTAATGGGATTACTGACAAACTACCCCTTCGCCTTGGGACCTGGGACTGGAATCGTAGCTTTGTTTACCTTCTCGTGCATCCTGGGAATGGGAATGAATTGGCGTTTAGCCTTCACTGCTGTCCTCGTAGAAGGTCTACTTTGTACGGCTTTATCTATTAGCCCGTTTCGCCGTCGATTAAATGATGCCATTCCTAATTCGCTTAAACAATCTATGGTCGTTGGATTAGGATTATTTCTGGCGTATATTGCACTATCGGGTAAAGCAGAAGCCCCAAGTTTAGGAACGGGAATTATTGTTGCCAGTCATGCAACCCCTACAGCGCTAGGCTCCCTGCATCAGCCAGTCACAATGATTGGCATTTTTGGAATTTTGCTCACGGCGATTCTCGCTGCTCAGCGGATTAAAGGAGGGTTGCTGTTAGGAGTTTTAGGCACTGCTCTGATGGGGTGGCTTTGGGGAGCTGCACCCCTGCCCCAAAGTGTTTTTAGTTTGCCGCAAATCCCCCTGGATCTGTTTGGGCAGGCACTCTTTGGCATACGGTATCTTACCTGGTCTCAGCTAGGAAATTTTGTGGCTGTCGTCTTTATTCTGCTATTTGTTTCCCTGTCTGATACGGTCAGTTCATTCAATGTTTTGGGGCAGCAGGTAAAACGGGTGAAACCGGATGGAGAGTTATACCGCTCGAAGCAGGCTTTTTTATCTAACACGCTTCCTACAGTATTAGGGGCATTGGTTGGAGGTGTGCCTGTGATTCCCTATTTAGATTCTGCTGCTGGCGTGTTTGAGGGAGGACGGAGTGGGTTTGTCGCGATCGCCGTTGCCATTCTGTCGCTGATGTCGCTCCTGTTTACTCCTTTGTTTGCAGCCATTCCTGCCTTTGCAACTGCGCCAGTGCTGATCATGATTGGAGTGATGATGATGAGCTGTGTTCGCTTTATTGATTGGAATGATCTCACGGAAGCCATTCCCGCATTCCTGGTGATTCTGGTGATGCCGCTCACCTTCTCAGTAGCAGACGGGGTGGCAGTCGGTTTTGTTGCCCATGCCGCTGTCAATATTGGGCAGGGAAATAAACAACGGAAACTGCATTCAAGCTTAGCTTTAGCAGCTATTTCTGTCGCTTATTTCCTGCTCGTGAAGTAG
- a CDS encoding ATP-binding protein — MLCSEELVRLELFQVLPPDRLEWVCHRTELIELSANQVLVHEGKPALGFLLLMEGQIGLTRKSDGIEMPIGHHDSPSFLGEVPILTGEPSPVTVKGLTNCRIYQLSSEDFLTLLHECRTFEQRIFQTVARRTRGLESFIRGREKMAALGTLSAGLAHELNNPAAAVVRALKDVTPAMIELQRMNLVYGQAQVDPEHTQEWLRVRDEGYAAIQQRRLDPMTLSDREDELLTWLEDYGVEDAWKLATPLAEGAIEPDTLEQLMERWRNNPTELREMGIRWLALSFEVMSMITSGLRGAERIADLVRSMKSYSHLDRGAQQIINVHEGIEDTLKLFSYKLKHGIEIKRNYDPEMSEIMAYGSELNQVWTNLIDNAIDAMNEKGILEITTQNQTDRILVQITDSGSGIPPEVRSRIFEPFFTTKPVGKGSGLGLEMVRRIVENRHQGAITVESQPGRTRFTVCLPIQRSSEPTATT; from the coding sequence ATGCTTTGTTCTGAAGAATTAGTCAGGTTAGAGCTGTTTCAGGTTTTGCCGCCCGATCGCCTTGAATGGGTGTGTCACCGGACTGAATTGATCGAGCTGTCTGCCAATCAAGTTCTGGTACATGAAGGCAAACCCGCACTCGGTTTTCTGCTTCTCATGGAAGGACAGATTGGCTTAACGCGCAAAAGTGACGGGATTGAAATGCCGATCGGACACCACGATTCCCCCTCTTTCCTGGGTGAAGTCCCCATCCTCACAGGCGAACCCTCTCCGGTCACGGTAAAAGGTCTCACGAACTGTCGGATCTATCAGTTGTCCAGCGAAGATTTCCTGACGCTGCTGCACGAATGCCGCACCTTTGAACAACGGATTTTTCAGACCGTTGCCCGCCGTACCCGTGGCTTAGAATCCTTTATCCGGGGTCGAGAAAAGATGGCAGCTCTGGGAACCCTATCCGCTGGACTCGCCCACGAACTGAACAATCCCGCCGCCGCTGTAGTCCGCGCCCTAAAAGACGTTACGCCAGCGATGATCGAACTTCAGCGCATGAATCTGGTCTACGGACAAGCCCAGGTTGATCCCGAACACACGCAGGAATGGCTCAGGGTACGCGACGAGGGCTATGCCGCCATTCAGCAGCGCAGGCTTGATCCCATGACGCTCAGCGATCGCGAAGATGAACTCTTAACCTGGCTAGAAGATTACGGCGTAGAAGATGCCTGGAAGCTGGCAACTCCGCTGGCAGAAGGCGCGATCGAACCCGATACGCTTGAACAGCTGATGGAACGCTGGCGTAACAATCCCACAGAGCTGCGAGAGATGGGGATTCGCTGGTTAGCATTATCGTTTGAGGTGATGTCAATGATTACCAGCGGTTTACGGGGTGCGGAGCGCATTGCAGATTTAGTGCGATCGATGAAATCCTATTCTCATCTCGATCGAGGGGCACAGCAAATTATCAATGTGCATGAAGGCATCGAAGATACCCTTAAACTATTTAGCTACAAACTCAAACACGGAATTGAGATTAAACGAAACTATGATCCAGAAATGTCTGAGATTATGGCGTACGGCAGCGAACTGAATCAGGTCTGGACAAACCTAATTGACAATGCGATCGACGCAATGAACGAAAAAGGCATTCTCGAAATCACTACCCAGAATCAAACCGATCGCATCCTCGTTCAAATTACCGACTCCGGTTCCGGCATTCCCCCAGAAGTTCGATCGCGTATCTTCGAGCCATTCTTCACCACAAAGCCCGTCGGCAAAGGTTCAGGGTTGGGACTGGAAATGGTGCGACGGATTGTAGAGAATCGGCATCAGGGAGCCATTACTGTCGAATCCCAGCCCGGAAGAACGCGGTTTACCGTTTGCTTACCGATCCAGCGATCGTCTGAACCCACCGCTACAACCTAA
- a CDS encoding AI-2E family transporter translates to MNKSRVDESRANESRINELRGNEAQVNELKNKRTEAPLWERLSTSSLVRFLLLFASGWALVQLLHFFEYVIFTFTFAAILALLLNYPVRYLERFLGRSAALGVVIVLSLLSIVVIVVSAGLALASQLQQLITTIITALGSSQNPLSRLENLLLARDIPLDLQPLEQQIQNLLASALSFAVNSIPSLLSNYVTFIIILVVAFFMLIDGARLWRWLLKRIPHAHRRRVAQSVQTNFLGFIRGQIIISFLLTCASFLVFAVFQIPFALVLAVIVGLFDLIPGIGATLGVSIACLIILVQSGWLAALKVLMVSIVLQQIQDNLISPRVMQSTVHLHPVVVFFALLVGTQIAGLLGVLLAVPAAGVIVSLLGIEEMQAK, encoded by the coding sequence ATGAACAAGTCGCGGGTGGATGAGTCGCGAGCCAATGAATCGCGGATAAACGAGTTGCGGGGGAACGAGGCGCAGGTCAATGAATTAAAAAATAAGCGTACGGAAGCTCCTCTCTGGGAACGGTTGAGTACCAGCTCCCTTGTCCGCTTTCTGCTGCTGTTTGCGTCAGGCTGGGCATTAGTACAGCTGCTCCATTTCTTTGAATACGTTATTTTTACCTTTACCTTTGCGGCAATCCTGGCACTGCTGCTCAACTATCCGGTGCGCTACCTGGAACGTTTCCTCGGACGGAGTGCTGCCCTGGGCGTGGTCATTGTCCTTAGCCTGCTGTCGATCGTCGTCATAGTTGTCAGCGCCGGACTTGCCCTTGCTAGTCAGCTTCAGCAGCTGATTACCACCATCATTACTGCCCTGGGATCGTCCCAAAATCCCCTCTCCCGCCTGGAAAATCTCCTGCTTGCCCGTGATATTCCCCTTGACCTGCAACCCCTGGAGCAGCAGATCCAAAACCTGCTTGCCTCTGCCCTCAGCTTTGCGGTGAACTCAATTCCTTCGCTGCTCAGCAACTATGTCACCTTTATCATCATCCTGGTCGTTGCCTTCTTCATGCTGATCGATGGCGCAAGGCTCTGGCGATGGTTGCTCAAGAGGATTCCCCACGCGCACCGCAGACGAGTTGCCCAGTCTGTTCAAACTAATTTTCTGGGATTTATTCGGGGACAAATTATCATCTCGTTTCTGCTGACCTGTGCCAGCTTCCTCGTCTTTGCGGTCTTCCAAATTCCCTTTGCCCTGGTGCTGGCTGTCATCGTGGGTCTGTTCGATCTGATCCCCGGCATCGGCGCAACGCTGGGTGTGAGTATCGCCTGCCTGATTATCCTGGTTCAGAGCGGCTGGCTGGCTGCCCTTAAAGTGCTAATGGTGTCGATCGTCCTTCAGCAGATCCAGGACAACCTGATTTCACCCCGCGTCATGCAAAGCACCGTTCATCTCCATCCAGTCGTGGTCTTCTTTGCGTTGCTGGTGGGTACGCAGATTGCAGGGTTGCTCGGCGTCCTGTTAGCGGTTCCGGCGGCAGGCGTGATCGTCAGTTTGTTGGGAATTGAGGAAATGCAGGCGAAGTAG
- a CDS encoding S10 family peptidase has translation MSEPSNSTANSTRKTSVTEHTLSLPDRQIPYTASAGWLTLFDKDKPIADLFHVAYLVKEGAEDPANRPLTFVFNGGPGAASAYLHMGALGPKRILFGENGTLPKPPVRLGDNLESWLPFTDLVFIDPVGTGFSRASQGNGAADKASSSDAESKSDDKGAAKDSEASKEKEAEFWEVERDLKALGEFIQRFLSKHKRWLSPVFIAGESYGGFRVAKLARILQQEFGVGLSGAILISPALEFNLLLGLTDYDLTSWITLLPSYAASAAHHDRAQWAGQRGDMQAHLSAAEQFARRTYLSLLVLGDAMPLEERQAAYEQMAKLIGLPTDLVTQKAGRLGIEVFSRELLRDRQRIVGLYDASIVAIDPFPDRTNFEGTDPTLDGLDRLFTGAINSHLRDTLGVETDLVYNLLSYEVFKAWKFDMNGQLKQGFIGSIDDLRIGMTLNPYMQVYVTHGLFDLVTPYFASNHLADLMKLDPEVRPNLTLKHYEGGHMFYTWERSRKSWYAEMQAFYQKAIE, from the coding sequence ATGTCTGAACCGTCAAACTCCACGGCGAATTCCACCCGTAAAACCAGTGTGACCGAGCATACGCTGTCCTTGCCGGATCGCCAGATTCCCTACACTGCTTCGGCTGGCTGGCTGACGCTGTTTGACAAGGATAAGCCGATCGCCGATCTATTTCATGTGGCGTACTTGGTCAAAGAAGGGGCAGAAGACCCGGCTAACCGACCCCTGACCTTTGTGTTTAATGGAGGACCGGGAGCTGCATCTGCTTACCTGCACATGGGGGCATTGGGACCGAAGCGAATTCTGTTTGGCGAAAATGGAACGTTACCGAAACCGCCGGTTCGCCTTGGGGATAATCTGGAAAGCTGGCTACCGTTTACGGATCTGGTGTTTATCGATCCGGTTGGTACCGGGTTCAGCCGTGCTTCTCAGGGAAATGGGGCTGCGGATAAAGCAAGTTCTTCGGATGCGGAGTCAAAGTCAGATGACAAGGGGGCAGCTAAGGACAGCGAAGCCTCGAAGGAGAAGGAAGCCGAGTTCTGGGAAGTGGAGCGCGATTTGAAGGCGCTGGGCGAATTTATTCAGCGATTTCTGTCAAAGCATAAACGCTGGCTCTCCCCGGTCTTTATTGCGGGAGAAAGCTACGGTGGATTTCGTGTGGCAAAGCTGGCTCGCATCCTGCAACAGGAATTCGGGGTGGGGCTATCGGGCGCGATTTTGATCTCTCCGGCTCTCGAATTTAACCTGCTGCTCGGACTGACGGACTATGATCTGACCTCCTGGATCACGCTACTGCCCTCCTATGCGGCATCGGCAGCACACCACGATCGCGCTCAGTGGGCGGGTCAACGGGGGGATATGCAGGCGCATTTGTCTGCGGCGGAGCAGTTTGCTCGTAGAACCTATCTTTCGCTGCTGGTGCTGGGGGATGCCATGCCTCTAGAGGAACGTCAGGCAGCCTATGAGCAGATGGCAAAGCTGATTGGCTTACCGACGGATTTAGTGACGCAAAAGGCGGGGCGACTGGGGATCGAAGTATTTTCGCGAGAACTGTTGCGCGATCGTCAGCGAATTGTTGGTTTATACGATGCCTCGATTGTGGCAATCGATCCCTTCCCCGATCGAACCAATTTTGAGGGCACTGATCCGACATTGGATGGACTCGATCGATTGTTTACCGGGGCGATTAACAGCCATTTGCGGGACACGCTCGGCGTTGAAACCGATTTAGTTTATAACCTGCTCAGCTATGAAGTTTTCAAAGCCTGGAAGTTTGACATGAATGGACAGCTAAAGCAGGGCTTTATTGGTTCGATCGATGATTTGCGAATCGGAATGACGCTGAATCCCTATATGCAGGTGTATGTCACCCACGGACTGTTTGATCTGGTGACACCTTATTTTGCGTCCAACCATCTCGCGGATCTGATGAAGCTCGATCCAGAAGTTCGCCCGAATTTGACGCTGAAGCACTATGAAGGTGGACATATGTTTTACACCTGGGAACGCTCGCGGAAATCCTGGTATGCAGAAATGCAGGCGTTTTATCAAAAGGCGATCGAGTAG
- a CDS encoding DUF2382 domain-containing protein, with translation MPLMKLEDFYPDHQDFSSEMGSDLNDIKKYDVYAQGDDKVGSVHDILVDDQTGEFRYFVVDTGFWIFGKKVLLPVGLATIDSASERIYANSLTRDQVESLPKFSDLEEIDYDYEESVRGVYRPSTSTTAMGTTGMAASGMTTDALATDVSAANPVATPAVTPDLTYDRDTYSYDRDAALYGMNERDHQTLKLYQERLIANKRRQKTGEVAVGKVVETETAHVAVPVEKERVVIERTTPGQVVTGDMSDAFQEDAVRMEVYEETPDIRKETILREEVTVRKEVDRDTVTADETLRREELDIDKDGNPIINNPNL, from the coding sequence ATGCCTTTGATGAAACTTGAGGATTTCTATCCAGATCATCAGGACTTTTCTTCTGAGATGGGTTCCGACCTGAACGATATCAAGAAGTATGATGTGTACGCTCAGGGCGACGACAAGGTTGGGTCGGTGCATGACATTCTGGTAGATGACCAAACGGGCGAATTCCGCTATTTCGTTGTAGATACAGGCTTCTGGATTTTTGGTAAGAAAGTCCTGCTGCCGGTGGGTCTAGCAACGATCGATTCTGCATCCGAGCGCATCTACGCCAACAGCCTGACCCGCGATCAGGTTGAGTCGCTGCCCAAATTCAGCGATCTGGAAGAAATTGACTACGACTACGAAGAGAGCGTGCGCGGCGTGTATCGTCCTTCTACCAGCACGACCGCAATGGGCACCACTGGTATGGCAGCATCGGGTATGACCACGGATGCTCTGGCAACGGACGTATCTGCTGCAAATCCGGTGGCAACCCCTGCGGTTACGCCTGACCTCACCTACGATCGCGATACCTACAGCTACGATCGCGATGCAGCTCTGTACGGCATGAACGAGCGCGACCACCAAACCCTGAAGCTGTATCAGGAGCGTCTGATCGCAAATAAGCGTCGCCAGAAGACGGGTGAAGTGGCAGTCGGTAAAGTGGTTGAAACGGAAACCGCTCACGTTGCAGTCCCCGTTGAGAAAGAGCGGGTCGTGATTGAACGCACCACACCGGGTCAGGTTGTGACGGGTGACATGAGCGATGCCTTCCAGGAAGACGCCGTGCGGATGGAAGTGTACGAAGAAACGCCGGATATCCGCAAGGAAACCATCCTGCGCGAAGAAGTCACCGTTCGCAAGGAAGTCGATCGCGACACCGTGACCGCAGACGAAACCCTGCGCCGGGAAGAGCTGGACATCGACAAGGATGGCAATCCGATTATCAACAACCCGAATCTGTAA
- a CDS encoding DUF4126 domain-containing protein, with the protein MMNWETIVDLLLGIGLSAAAGFRVFVPFLVLSIAAVIGHIDLPTQFDWIETNQALIVLAAASLLEVVGYYIPWFDHLLDVIATPSAVVAGTLVTALATSGMNPLLQWTLAIIAGGGTAGLTRGMNNFLRFLSTSISLGLTNPVFATIELVLAIGLAILAITLPVATGVLVIVLLFTLLRKGRQFIAAAQTAPNSSTTEASTPTPPPSPDSAPSPLP; encoded by the coding sequence ATGATGAACTGGGAAACGATCGTCGATTTGCTGCTGGGGATTGGTCTCAGTGCAGCAGCCGGATTTCGTGTTTTTGTACCTTTTTTAGTTCTCAGCATCGCAGCGGTAATTGGACATATCGACTTGCCTACCCAGTTTGACTGGATCGAAACCAACCAGGCATTGATTGTTCTTGCTGCGGCTAGCCTTCTCGAAGTAGTGGGCTACTATATTCCCTGGTTCGACCATTTGCTGGATGTGATTGCTACTCCATCGGCAGTGGTTGCGGGAACGCTCGTTACGGCTCTGGCAACCTCTGGTATGAATCCGTTGCTTCAATGGACGCTTGCTATTATTGCGGGTGGCGGTACGGCAGGCTTAACCAGAGGCATGAATAATTTCCTGCGCTTCCTGTCTACCTCCATTTCCCTGGGGCTGACTAATCCCGTCTTTGCCACGATCGAACTAGTGCTGGCGATCGGGCTGGCAATTCTGGCAATTACGCTGCCTGTCGCGACGGGAGTGCTGGTCATTGTGCTGCTGTTCACCCTGCTTCGCAAAGGACGGCAGTTTATTGCTGCGGCGCAAACGGCTCCTAATTCATCCACTACAGAAGCGTCTACTCCTACCCCACCCCCGTCCCCCGACTCTGCCCCATCTCCGCTGCCCTGA